TTCACCGCATGCTTCAGGCAAACAGTTGGATCGACTAATCGGCTAAACATAGCATCAAGCGCGAAGCGGAGCATGCCCGCAGGGTTCACGGAACCTTGCGGGCACTCCGCTTTTTTTGCGGAAAAGGAGAAGTTCGATAGGAGGGCTCCTTGCGCGCCGCCGGCGGGCAGAGTCCGGGAACGGCTGGTATAATGGAAAGACCGACTGAAAGAGGAAAGAGGCATGACATGAAAACACTGCTCGTTACCGGCTACCGGGCGCATGAGCTTGGAATTTATGACAATAAACATCCCGGCATTCCCTATATCAAAAAGGCGCTCGCCAACCGTATGCTGCCGCTGCTGGAAGAGGGGTTGGAATGGATCATCACCCCCGGACAGTACGGCGTAGACCTGTGGGCGTGCGAAACCGCGCTTGAACTTAAAGGCAGCTATCCCGGCCTGAAGCTGGGCATCATCACAGCCCATGCAGCACCGGAGGAAAGATGGAAGGAAGAGAAGCAGGACGAATTTCGCCGGATTGCGGCGGCGGCCGATTACTACGGGGCGGTCAGCAACCGTCCTTATGAAGGAAGCTGGCAGTTCCAGGCAAGGGATGAGCTGCTGATGCGCAAAAGCGACGGGCTGCTGTTGGTGTACGACGCGGATGCGGCGGAAGGAAGCCCGAAGTATATCAAAGAAAAAGCAGTGAAGCTGCAGGAAGAGACGGGGTACACGCTGCTGACGATTTCAATGGACGACATCCAGAGCATGGCGGATGAGGAAAATCAGTCGTCATACGACTGAAACCGGGTCCGGCCGAAACTGCGGCGATTATCCGTAGCCAAATAAGAAAGGAGCCGCCGAGGCAGCTCCCGAATCCTTGATTCGCCGTCATCTTATAGCGGCCCTGACAATCCCCATAATCCCGACAATCCCGCTAGAAAGGCTTGAATACCATGAGCAGAATGAGGAGGAACGCGGCCGCATGGGTGACGCTTTCCCACTTGGCCGACAGCCTCGACAGCTGCTTATACGATTCCGGCAGGTTCTCGCCCTTCTGAGCATTGACAATTTTCAGCTGTTTGTTCATCTGCTTCGGAAGAATCCCCACAACGATCACCTGGACAGCCAAGTAGATGACGATGGAGGCGATAAACCAGCCTGCTTTGAACAGAGACGGCTCCAGAATCGCCATAGCAATGCCCGTCAGGAGCAGCAGAATACTGCCGACCTTTGGGAGGATCTCCAGTCTGTGCAGCAACGACAAGACAAATTTGGCCTGACTGACCGTTTTTGCGCTTTTGGCGATTAGCGGAAAAGCAAAGGCCGCCCCCAGCCCCATTACAGCGGCGGCAATGTGGACAAACAGAACATAAATATACAAACCATACTCCCCCAATCAACGGATGGAAATGTTATCCTGTTGGCTATTATATAGTCGAAGGCTAGGATATTTGTCACTTATTTCGGGGGGGAGAATATTTTTTTCAACGAAAAGAGAGGGAGATGCAAGCCCAATCGGACCCGTGTCTCCCTCTTCGCCTATAATTAGATAAAGCTGCGCAGCGACGGCGACTTGCGGGCTTTGGAGTGTCTCTCGAACGCGTAAGCCAGCCGGATCAGCGTCGGCTCGGCGTAAGCCATGCCCGCAAACGTCACGCCGAAGGGCTCGCCGTCCGGAGTGTAACCGGCGGGCACGACAATCGACGGGTATCCCGCCCGGGCCATAATTCTTGAGCCGAAATCGGCGGGGAACAGCAGGGCGTCCAAGCGGTGCTCCCGCATGACGGCGTCGATGCCCTCTTCCTTGCACAACCTGAGATCGGCCGCCCTGTCGCGGAGATACTGCGGCTCCGTCAAAGCGCCGGAGGTTCTGTACTCAGCGTCAAGCAGCGTCGATTGGCCATAGCGGAGCGTTTCCATCGGATGGGCGTGGTTGAAAGCGATGATGTCTTTCAGCGTGCGCATGGGCGCGCCCGGACCGAGCTTCGCCAGGTAGGCGTTCAGCGAATTTTTGAACTCGTTCAGCAGAACCGTGGAATAGCGGACCTCACGCGCTGTCGGCACATTTGCGGGATCGACGATTACCGCCCCTTGGTCCTTCATTAGCCGGACGGCCGCCTCATACAGCGCAATCCGGTCTTCGCCGACTTCCTCGAAGTAGTAATCGCGCGGTATGCCGATTCTTGCGCCCTGAAGGCCGTTCCCGTCCAAAAATTCGGTGTAATCGCCGTGGTTTCTCTCGAGTGAGGCGCCCATGGCGGCGTCCGTTTCGTCCTGGCCGAGCATGGCATTCAGCAGCAGCACCGCATCGTGCACCGTTCTCGCCATCGGTCCGGCGGTATCCTGCGTGTTCGACAGCGGCAGGATGCCGGAGCGGCTGATCAGCCCGACCGTGGGCTTGATGCCGACAATGGAGCCGAGGCTGGCGGGGTTGAGGATTGAGCCGGAGGTTTCCGTTCCGACGGAGACCGTGCAGAAATTGCAGGCGACGGCCACAGCGGAGCCCGAGCTTGAGCCTCCCGTCGGCTTCGAAATATTGTATGGGTTCAGCGTCTGCCCGCCGCGCGAGCTGTATCCGGACGGCATGCCCATGGTCATGAAGTTGGCGAACTCGGTCATGTTCGTCTTGCCAAGGATCACCGCTCCCGCT
This region of Paenibacillus sp. URB8-2 genomic DNA includes:
- a CDS encoding DUF2269 family protein, translating into MYIYVLFVHIAAAVMGLGAAFAFPLIAKSAKTVSQAKFVLSLLHRLEILPKVGSILLLLTGIAMAILEPSLFKAGWFIASIVIYLAVQVIVVGILPKQMNKQLKIVNAQKGENLPESYKQLSRLSAKWESVTHAAAFLLILLMVFKPF
- a CDS encoding amidase family protein — translated: MAFEIVETTITKIQAALDSGEITSRQLVLMYLERIADHDKNGLTVNSVIEINPDALFIADAMDTERARLGARGPLHGVPVMLKDNINTGDKMHTSAGSLALADSFAGEDAFIVSRLRKAGAVILGKTNMTEFANFMTMGMPSGYSSRGGQTLNPYNISKPTGGSSSGSAVAVACNFCTVSVGTETSGSILNPASLGSIVGIKPTVGLISRSGILPLSNTQDTAGPMARTVHDAVLLLNAMLGQDETDAAMGASLERNHGDYTEFLDGNGLQGARIGIPRDYYFEEVGEDRIALYEAAVRLMKDQGAVIVDPANVPTAREVRYSTVLLNEFKNSLNAYLAKLGPGAPMRTLKDIIAFNHAHPMETLRYGQSTLLDAEYRTSGALTEPQYLRDRAADLRLCKEEGIDAVMREHRLDALLFPADFGSRIMARAGYPSIVVPAGYTPDGEPFGVTFAGMAYAEPTLIRLAYAFERHSKARKSPSLRSFI
- a CDS encoding DUF1273 domain-containing protein, with product MKTLLVTGYRAHELGIYDNKHPGIPYIKKALANRMLPLLEEGLEWIITPGQYGVDLWACETALELKGSYPGLKLGIITAHAAPEERWKEEKQDEFRRIAAAADYYGAVSNRPYEGSWQFQARDELLMRKSDGLLLVYDADAAEGSPKYIKEKAVKLQEETGYTLLTISMDDIQSMADEENQSSYD